A window of the Raphanus sativus cultivar WK10039 unplaced genomic scaffold, ASM80110v3 Scaffold2127, whole genome shotgun sequence genome harbors these coding sequences:
- the LOC130505251 gene encoding uncharacterized protein LOC130505251 gives MDICMDKEPDGVVVYANSDSCDPNQENVYVLPPLVSVSRDEANGNTELLFTEDNTEVKEYDVKECTNEVPVVKPLEDSKCTLCYNIASLKHMEEKEKKQIWNRVDFFVPLQSQEEEPSVMDISKREGCQVPLTNIGSVVPESSSLRHVCFVLSDSTIALLFFFGWSI, from the exons ATGG ATATCTGCATGGATAAAGAGCCAGATGGTGTGGTGGTCTATGCCAATAGTGATTCTTGTGATCCAAACCAAGAAAATGTTTATGTACTGCCTCCCTTAGTTTCAGTATCACGCGACGAAGCCAATGGAAATACAGAGCTTCTATTTACAGAAGATAACACTGAAGTAAAAGAATATGATGTTAAAGAGTGTACTAATGAAGTTCCAGTTGTTAAGCCATTGGAAGATAGCAAATGTACTCTTTGCTACAACATTGCATCATTAAAGCAtatggaagaaaaagaaaaaaaacagatttggaATCGTGTGGACTTTTTTGTACCGTTGCAAAGCCAAGAGGAGGAGCCATCGGTGATGGATATATCGAAACGAGAGGGATGCCAAGTGCCTTTGACGAATATCGGATCGGTGGTGCCGGAGAGTTCGAGTCTGAGACACGTGTGCTTCGTTCTCTCCGATTCGACCATCgccctcctttttttttttggctggtCAATCTAA